GACGGTGGCGCCGGCACCCTTCGCGGCGTACGTCGCGGCCTGCCTCAGGTGACCGAGGCCCTGGTTCAGCTCCACCTTGGCCAGCTGCCCCTGGGTCTTACGCCGCCCGATTCCAAACACGGTCCCACCTCCTGGGAGTTGTTCCTTCGTCATCCTCCACCTTCGGATGCCTCCGCACTGCCAGATCGGGCACATGGGAGGATCCGCATGGAACTGACCAACGAGTGAGGAGTACCCGTGGCCGAGGCTGTCTACGCCACCTTGCACACCAACGCTGGCCCGATCCGGCTGGAGCTCTTCCAGAACCACGCCCCGAAGACCGTCAAGAACTTCGTCGACCTGGCGGAGGGCAACCGCGAATACACCGACCCGCGTACGGGTCAGCCGGGCAGCGGGCCGTACTACGACGGCACCATCTCGCACCGGGTGATCAGCGGCTTCATGATCCAGATGGGCGACCCGACCGGCACCGGCCGCGGTGGCCCGGGTTACAAGTTCGGTGACGAGTTTCACCCGGAGCTGCGCTTCGACCAGCCGTACCTGCTGGCGATGGCGAACGCCGGGCCGGGCACCAACGGCTCGCAGTTCTTCATCACCGTCTCGCCGACGCCGCACCTGAACAACCGGCACACCATCTTCGGGAAGGTGGCCGACGAGCAGTCCGCGAAGGTCGTCGACACGATCGCCAACACCCCGACCGGTCCGAACGACCGGCCGTTGCAGGACGTCGTCATCGAGCGGGTCGAGATCGAGCGGACCGCTGCCTGAGTGGTCCGCGAGGTACCTTTGCCGGCATGACTGAGCGCTCCGAGGGCCGGGACCGGTTGGTGGGCCGCACGATCCGCGACGGCGGGCGGGCGCGGTGAGCGAGTCGCCACCCACCACCCCGGTCTGCTACCGGCACCCCGGCCGGGAGACGTACGTGCGGTGCACCCGCTGCGACCGGCCGATCTGCCCGGACTGCATGCGGGAGGCGTCGGTCGGGTTCCAGTGCCCGGAGTGCGTGGCGGAGGGACGTCGTAGCGTGCGGCCGGCGCGTACCGCCTTCGGTGGTGGTGCCGCCGGCCGGCACGGCTACGTCACCAAGGCGCTGATCGCGCTCAACGTGCTGCTGATGCTGCTCTCCATCGCCTCGGACCGGGGCGGGGACGCGGCGGTCGGCGGCTCCGGCTTCGGCGGCCTGATGGGCGGCAGCACCCCGCTGACCGACTGGGGCTCCGTGCTCGGCGGCGCGATCTTCCCGGACGGCACGGTCGGCGGCATCGCCGAGGGCGAGTGGTACCGCCTGGTCACCGCGATGTTCCTGCACTACGGCGTGGTCCACCTGCTGCTGAACATGTGGGCGCTGTGGGTGCTCGGGCGGTCGCTGGAGGCCAGCCTCGGGCCGCTGCGTTTCCTGGCGCTCTACCTGGTCGCCGGGCTGGGCGGGAACGTCGCCGCCTACCTGTTCAGCGCGGAGAACCAGCTCACCGCCGGCGCCTCCACGTCGATCTTCGGCCTGTTCGCCGCGCTGGTGGTCATCGAACGGAAGATGGGCCGGGACATCTCCCAGGTGCTCCCCGTCCTGGTGATCAACCTGGTCTTCACGTTCACCGTGCCGGGCATCTCGATCCCCGGGCACCTGGGCGGCCTGGTGGTCGGCGCGCTGCTGGCGCTCGTGTTCGCGTACGCCCCGAGGTCGCGCCGGTCGCTGGTGCAGCTCGCGGGCGTCGCGGTGATCGTGGCGGCGCTGATCGGTCTGGCCCTGGTCCGCACCGCGGCCATCGTCGGCGGCTGACCTTCCGCCCGGTCCCCGCCCTCCGGGCGCGGGCCGGCCGGGGCCAACGCCGCCGACCCGGTGCGCGGGCCCGCTCAGTGCGGGCGGGCCTCGTGCAGGGCCTCGGCCACCTCGGCGGGATCCGCGCCGAGGTCGTGGCGGCCGAAGAGGTGCAGCGACTCCCCCGCGTCGATCTCCAGCAGCTCGCTGGTCAGGCCCCGCCGCGCGCGGCGGTCCACGGTCACCTTCTCGACGGCCGACCAGGGCAGCCGCCGGTGCCCGGCGAAGCCCCGGACGACGGTGATCCCGTCCGGGTCGACGGCGAGCCGGACGGGCACGATCAGGTCCCGCGCGGCCCAGCCGGCGAGCGCGGCGGCGGTGAGCACGGCCAGCGCCAACCGGACCGGGTCGCCCCCGTCGAGGAGCAGGGCCAGCGCGAGCAGCGCGACCGCGCCGGTCAGCTTGAGCGCCGGCAGGGTGGGCGGCACCCGCCACTGCCGGGTCGGGGCCGGGTCGGGAGACATCCGTTCAGCATGCCAGGGCACCGGGGGAGGACGCCCGGCCCGCCGACGACGTAGGATCGGGGCCGGCCCAAGTTACCGGGGAGTAGTCATGAGTGACGCAGTCATCGTCGGCGCGGTACGCACCCCGGTGGGGCGGCGCAAGGGCAGCCTGGCCGCCGTGCACCCGGTCGATCTCTCGGCGCACGTGCTGCGCGCCCTCGCCGAGCGCACCGGCATCGACCCGGCGCAGGTCGACGACGTGGTCTGGGGCTGCGTCTCCCAGGTCGGCGACCAGTCGTGGAACGTCGCCCGCAACGGCGTGCTCGCCGCCGGCTGGCCCGAGTCGGTGCCCGGCACCACGCTCGACCGGCAGTGCGGCTCCAGCCAGCAGGCCCTGCACTTCGCCGCCGCCACCGTCCTCTCCGGCCAGGCCGACCTGGTCGTCGCCGGTGGCGTCGAGTCGATGACCCGGGTCGCGATGGGCTCCAGCGTGGCCGGCGGGTCGCCCTTCAGCGACCAGCTGCGCGACCGCTACCGCGGCGTCGAGGGCTTCGCCGACGACGCGCCGCTGCCGTTCAACCAGGGCGTCGGGGCGGAGCTGATCGCCGAGCGCTGGCGCCTGTCCCGCACGCAGCTCGACGAGTTCGCCCTCGCCAGCCACGAGAAGGCCGCCGCCGCGCAGGACGCCGGTGCCTTCGACGCCGAGATCGCCCCGGTCGCCCTGGCCGACGGCGGCAAGTTCGCCGCCGACGAGGGCATCCGGCGGGACACCTCGCTGGAGAAGCTCGGCGAGCTGGCCACCCCGTTCCGCGCCGACGGGGTCGTCACCGCCGGCTCCGCGTCGCAGATCTCCGACGGCGCGGCGGCGCTCGCCGTCACCACCAGCGAGTGGGCCAGCCGGCACGGCCTGCGCCCGCTGGCGCGCGTGCACACCGCCGTCGTCGCCGCCGACGACCCCGTCACCATGCTCACCGCGCCCATCCCGGCCACCGCGAAGGCGCTGCGCCGCGCGGGGCTGGGCATCGAGGAGATCGGGGTGTACGAGGTGAACGAGGCGTTCGCGCCGGTGCCGCTGGCCTGGCTGGCGGAGACCGAGGCGGACCCGGAGCGGCTCAACCCGCGCGGCGGCGCCATCGCCCTCGGCCACCCGCTCGGCGGGTCCGGCGCCCGGATCATGTGCACCATGCTCGCCCACATGCGGGACAACGACATCCGCTACGGCCTCCAGACGATGTGCGAGGGCGGCGGCATGGCCAACGCGACCATCGTCGAGCTGCTGTAGCGGGCGGGAAAACTCCTGGCCCCGTGGCGGGGCGGCGGCTAGGTTGCCGGGCGTGACCGACGCCGCCGCCCCCCGCGCCGACTGGGCCGACCCGCACTGGCGGGAGACCGCCCTCGACTGGATCGGCGAGCAACTCGGTCGGCACGGCCGCCGGGTCGTCGGGCCGGTCGAGCCACGGGTCCGGCCCTGGTCGCTGGTCTGGCGGGTGCCGACCGACGCCGGGGACGTCTGGTTCAAGGCGAACAACCCCGGCACCCGGCACGAGGCCGCGCTGCTGGCCGCGTTGGCCCGGCTCGCCCCCGACCGGGTGCTCGACCCGGTCGCCGTGGACGCCGAGCGCGGCTGGTCCCTGCTGCCCGACGGCGGCCGGACGCTGCGCGACGCGTTGGGCGGCGACCGGAGCCTGCTGAGCCGCTGGGAGCGGGTCCTGCCCGAGTACGCGCACCTCCAGCGCGCGGTCGCGCCCCGGGCCGGCGAACTGCTCGCCCTCGGCGTGCCCGACCACCGGCCGGAGGTGCTGCCGGAGCTGTTCGAGGCGCTGCTGGACGACGAGGAGTCGCTGCTGCTCGGGGCGGAGGACGGGCTCACCGCCGAGGCGTACGGGCGGCTGCGCGCCCACCGGTCCGCCTTCGCCGAGGACTGCCGGCGACTGGCCGCGTCGGGTCTCGCGCCGACCGTCCAGCACGACGACCTGCACGACGGCAACGTGTTCGTGGCCGGCGACGGGCACCGCTTCTTCGACTGGGGCGACGCCTCGGTGGCCCACCCGTTCGGCACCCTGCTGGTGACGCTCAACTCGGTCGCGGACGGGTTCGGGCTGCCCGACGGCGACCCGGCGCTGGCGTGGCTGCGCGACGCCTACCTGGAGCCGTGGTCGGACGGGCACGACCGGGCGACGCTGCGCGAGGCGGCCCGCCTGGCCGTCCGCGTCACCCGGGTCAGCCGGGCGCTCTCGTGGCGCCGCGCCCTTCCGATCGCCGACCCGACCCGGGCGGAGTACGCCGCCGCGGTGCCGGGCTGGTTGCAGGAACTGTTCGCGCCGGATCCGGTCTGAGCCGACGCGGCGACTCCTGTCGACCGGCCCTCCGGCGGCCGGCGCCGAAGCCGGACAGGCGGTGCGACGCACGCGCGTGGAAGTTCCAAAATTCCGGCGTGACCCACGTCACCCCAGGTCGCGCCTCGTTGGGCAGGGCATGGACGTCTTCTCCCGAACGTTCCTCCCGGCCGCCTCCGAGGCCGGGCTGGCGGTGCAGACCGTCACCCGGCACATGCCGGTCTTCCGACGCTGCGTCGGTTCCGGCGACGCCACCATCCTCGTCACCCGGTGCGCCCGGCCGGACCGCCCGATGGCCGGCGAGTACCTGCTCCTGCTGACCCACCGACGGCTGGTCGTCACCCAGCAGACCCGCGTGCTGCACCGGCTGCGCCTGCACCTCAACACGGAACTGCGGGAGCTCAGCAACGTCACCTGGAGCCCCGACCCGCGCCTGCAGTCGGTCGAGATGGCCGCCACCGCGATCGACGGGATCCGCGAGCGGTTCCTCATCCGCACCCGCCACCCGAAGCAGGTGTGGCAGCTCGACGCCCTGCTCAACCACGCCTTCCGGACCCGGCTGCGGACGCCCCGGGAGCGGCTCGTCGCCACCATCGGCGAGGCCCCGCCGGTCGCGCGGCCCGTCGCCTTCCGCCCCGCCGTGGTGCGCTGACCGTCTTCTTACCGAACCCGAACATCCGCTGACCGTCGCGGCGGCACCGGGTCGGCAATCATGGGCCGGTGACCGTCGACGCCGCGCCCCGCGGGCTCGTCCTCGTGGTGGAGGACGAGCCGGCCATCGCCGACCTGGTCCGGCTCTACCTGACCCGGGACGGCTTCGGCGTACACCTGGAAAGGGACGGGGCGGCCGGGCTGGCCGCCGCCCGCCGCCTGCGCCCGGTGGCCTGCGTCCTCGACATCGCGCTGCCCGCCCTGACCGGCACCGAGGTCTGCCGGCGCCTGCGCGAGGCCGGCGACTGGACGCCGGTCATCTTCCTCACCGCCCGCGACGACGAGGTGGACCGCGTCGTCGGGCTGGAACTGGGGGCGGACGACTACGTCACCAAGCCGTTCAGCCCCCGCGAACTGGTCGCCCGGGTGCGGGCGGTGCTGCGACGCACCGCCGGGACGCCCGAGGGCACGGGCCTGCCCCGGGTCGTCGGCGCGGTGGCTCTCGACCCGACCCGCCGCACGGTGACCGTCGCGGGCACCCCGGTCCAGCTCACCTCCACCGAGTTCGACCTGCTGGCGCACCTGATGGCCCGACCGGGCCGGGTCTTCACCAGGGAGGAGCTGCTCGCCGGGGTCTGGGGGTACGCGGCGCACGCCGGCACCCGGACCGTCGACGTGCACGTCGCACAGGTCCGGGCGAAGCTGGGCGCGGCCGGCGTGATCCGCACCCACCGGGGCGTCGGGTACTCCGCCGATGGCTGAGCCGACCGTCGCGCCGCCGTCGGCGCCGCGGCACCGTCCCGGCCGGACGCTGACGTCCCGCGCGGTGCTGGTCACCTGCGCGGTCGCCCTGGTCTCGGTGCTGGTCACCGCGATCGTCGCGGTGCCCCTGGCGGTACGCGGCGTGGAACGACGCGACCAGGAGGCGCTGGCCGCCCAGGCCCGGCTCGCGGCCGAGGTGCTGCGCCCCAGGCTGGAGACCGGGCGGACCGCCGACGAGGAGCGGATCGTCCGGCAGCTGAACGCCCAGGGCGTCGACGCGTACCTCGTCCGGGGCGGGGTGGCCGAGCGCCCCGGCCTGCCGCCGCGGGTGGTGCGGCGCGTCGCCGAGGGGCGCAACGTGTCGACCCGCCGTCCGCTCGACGGGCGGCGCACGCTGATCGAGGGACGCGCCCTGCCCGGCGGCAACGGGGTGGTGCTGACCCGCTCCCGGCCCACCGCGCCGTGGCGGCAGGTGGTGCCCAGCCTCTGGCTGCCGCTGCTGGCCGGGCTCGCCGCCGGGGTGGTCGCCGGGCTGCTGCTCGCCCGCCGGCTGGCCCGACCGATCCGGCGTGCCGCCGACGCCGCCGCCCGGCTGCGCGCCGGGGACCGGGCGGTGCGCGTGCCGGTGGAGCCGCCCGACGAGGTGGCCGACCTGGCGTACGCGCTGAACGGGCTGGCCGCCGCGCTGGCCACGAGCGAGGGCCGGCAGCGGGAGTTCCTGCTCTCCGTCTCGCACGAGCTGCGCACCCCGCTGACCGCGATCCGGGGCTACGCCGAGGCACTGGCCGACGGGGTGATCGGGCCGGTGGACGCGCCCGACGCGGGTCGTACCGTGCTCGCGGAGGCGCAGCACCTGGACCGGCTGGTCAGCGACCTGCTGGCGTTGGCCCGGCTGGAGGCCGCCGACTTCCCGCTCGAACCGGTGCCGGTGGACCTCGCCCGGCTGGCCGCCGACGCGGGCCGGACCTGGGCCGACCGGTGCGCGAAGGTGGGGGTGCCGTTCCGCGCGGAGGTCCCGGACGCGCCGGTGCCGGCGTACACCGATCCGGGGCGCATCCGGCAGGTGGTGGACGGGCTGCTGGAGAACGCGCTGCGGGTCGTACCGCCGGGGGCGCCGATCGTGCTCGCGGTCCGGGCGGCCGGCGCGGACCCGCTGGCGGGCGGCGTCGTCGAGGTCCGCGACGGCGGACCGGGCTTCACCGACGACGACCTGGCGGTCGCCTTCGAGCGCGGCGCCCTGCACCAGCGCTACCGGGGGGTGCGCAAGGTCGGCACCGGGTTGGGGCTGGCGCTCGCCGCCGGCCTGGTCCGCCGGCTCGGCGGGGAGATCGCGGCCGGGCACGCGCCGGAGGGCGGCGCCGCGTTCACGGTCCGGCTGCCGCCGGATCCTTACCTGACCCGAACATCGGTCTGACCCTCCGCTCGCCGGTCGGCGGGAGGCTGGGGCTCCACGGACGAGAGGGAGACTCATGGCACGTTGGGGAATCGCCACCACCACGCTGCTCGCGGCGGTCGCGCTCGGCGTCGGCGGATGCGGCGCCGCCGGGCCGGCCGGTCAGCCGGCCCGGGAGACCGCCGTCGAGGTCGCCGCGGCGCTGGGCGCGGAGGGGCAGGCGCTGGCCGCGCTGGGCTTCGACACCGGCGACCTGGACGTCGAGCCGCTGGCCGCACCCGCCTCGCCGGAGGCGTCGCCGGGCGCGGCCGGGGAGAAGCGGCGGGAGCGCGCGGAGGAGCGCCGCGAGCGCCGGCAGGCCCGGGTGCTGCTGCGTCGGGACGCCCTGCACGGCGAGGCCGTGGTGCGGACGAAGGACGGCGGTACGCGGACCGTCGCCGTGCAGCGGGGTGAGGTGACCGCCGTCGACGGCGACTCGATGACCGTGAAGTCCGCCGACGGCTTCACCATGACCTGGACCTTCGGCGACAAGCTGCGCGTCGTGGAGCGTCGCACGACGATCCGGTCCGCCGACGTCAAGGTCGGCACGACCGTCGGCGTGGCCGGTGCCAAGGAGGGCGA
The nucleotide sequence above comes from Micromonospora sp. M71_S20. Encoded proteins:
- a CDS encoding peptidylprolyl isomerase; translated protein: MAEAVYATLHTNAGPIRLELFQNHAPKTVKNFVDLAEGNREYTDPRTGQPGSGPYYDGTISHRVISGFMIQMGDPTGTGRGGPGYKFGDEFHPELRFDQPYLLAMANAGPGTNGSQFFITVSPTPHLNNRHTIFGKVADEQSAKVVDTIANTPTGPNDRPLQDVVIERVEIERTAA
- a CDS encoding rhomboid family intramembrane serine protease, which codes for MSESPPTTPVCYRHPGRETYVRCTRCDRPICPDCMREASVGFQCPECVAEGRRSVRPARTAFGGGAAGRHGYVTKALIALNVLLMLLSIASDRGGDAAVGGSGFGGLMGGSTPLTDWGSVLGGAIFPDGTVGGIAEGEWYRLVTAMFLHYGVVHLLLNMWALWVLGRSLEASLGPLRFLALYLVAGLGGNVAAYLFSAENQLTAGASTSIFGLFAALVVIERKMGRDISQVLPVLVINLVFTFTVPGISIPGHLGGLVVGALLALVFAYAPRSRRSLVQLAGVAVIVAALIGLALVRTAAIVGG
- a CDS encoding PH domain-containing protein encodes the protein MSPDPAPTRQWRVPPTLPALKLTGAVALLALALLLDGGDPVRLALAVLTAAALAGWAARDLIVPVRLAVDPDGITVVRGFAGHRRLPWSAVEKVTVDRRARRGLTSELLEIDAGESLHLFGRHDLGADPAEVAEALHEARPH
- a CDS encoding acetyl-CoA C-acyltransferase — its product is MSDAVIVGAVRTPVGRRKGSLAAVHPVDLSAHVLRALAERTGIDPAQVDDVVWGCVSQVGDQSWNVARNGVLAAGWPESVPGTTLDRQCGSSQQALHFAAATVLSGQADLVVAGGVESMTRVAMGSSVAGGSPFSDQLRDRYRGVEGFADDAPLPFNQGVGAELIAERWRLSRTQLDEFALASHEKAAAAQDAGAFDAEIAPVALADGGKFAADEGIRRDTSLEKLGELATPFRADGVVTAGSASQISDGAAALAVTTSEWASRHGLRPLARVHTAVVAADDPVTMLTAPIPATAKALRRAGLGIEEIGVYEVNEAFAPVPLAWLAETEADPERLNPRGGAIALGHPLGGSGARIMCTMLAHMRDNDIRYGLQTMCEGGGMANATIVELL
- a CDS encoding phosphotransferase, with protein sequence MTDAAAPRADWADPHWRETALDWIGEQLGRHGRRVVGPVEPRVRPWSLVWRVPTDAGDVWFKANNPGTRHEAALLAALARLAPDRVLDPVAVDAERGWSLLPDGGRTLRDALGGDRSLLSRWERVLPEYAHLQRAVAPRAGELLALGVPDHRPEVLPELFEALLDDEESLLLGAEDGLTAEAYGRLRAHRSAFAEDCRRLAASGLAPTVQHDDLHDGNVFVAGDGHRFFDWGDASVAHPFGTLLVTLNSVADGFGLPDGDPALAWLRDAYLEPWSDGHDRATLREAARLAVRVTRVSRALSWRRALPIADPTRAEYAAAVPGWLQELFAPDPV
- a CDS encoding response regulator transcription factor, which translates into the protein MTVDAAPRGLVLVVEDEPAIADLVRLYLTRDGFGVHLERDGAAGLAAARRLRPVACVLDIALPALTGTEVCRRLREAGDWTPVIFLTARDDEVDRVVGLELGADDYVTKPFSPRELVARVRAVLRRTAGTPEGTGLPRVVGAVALDPTRRTVTVAGTPVQLTSTEFDLLAHLMARPGRVFTREELLAGVWGYAAHAGTRTVDVHVAQVRAKLGAAGVIRTHRGVGYSADG
- a CDS encoding sensor histidine kinase KdpD — encoded protein: MAEPTVAPPSAPRHRPGRTLTSRAVLVTCAVALVSVLVTAIVAVPLAVRGVERRDQEALAAQARLAAEVLRPRLETGRTADEERIVRQLNAQGVDAYLVRGGVAERPGLPPRVVRRVAEGRNVSTRRPLDGRRTLIEGRALPGGNGVVLTRSRPTAPWRQVVPSLWLPLLAGLAAGVVAGLLLARRLARPIRRAADAAARLRAGDRAVRVPVEPPDEVADLAYALNGLAAALATSEGRQREFLLSVSHELRTPLTAIRGYAEALADGVIGPVDAPDAGRTVLAEAQHLDRLVSDLLALARLEAADFPLEPVPVDLARLAADAGRTWADRCAKVGVPFRAEVPDAPVPAYTDPGRIRQVVDGLLENALRVVPPGAPIVLAVRAAGADPLAGGVVEVRDGGPGFTDDDLAVAFERGALHQRYRGVRKVGTGLGLALAAGLVRRLGGEIAAGHAPEGGAAFTVRLPPDPYLTRTSV